The window GGTAGACCCCACCTGGCTTTGCCACGAGGTTGCCCAAGGACATATCGTTATACCCAAAAACATCAACCACCAGTTCGACGCCAAAGGCGTAGGTGCAGGTATCAGCATCAAGGTGAACGCCAACATTGGCACCTCCGATCGCCACTGCTCGCTAGATGAGGAGCTCGAAAAGCTGGATGTTTCGGTAAAATATGGTGCCGATTCTGTAATGGATCTCTCTACTGGCGGCGACCTTCACCATACGCTAAATACCATCATTGGTAAATCGCCCATTATGGTAGGTACGGTACCCATATACAGCGTAGCAACGCGGCTACTTGCCCGTGGCGGAGCAATCGCCGACCTTGATCCAGAAGAGCTCTTCGCCGAAATTGAGTATCAAGCCAAAGCGGGAGTCGACTTTATGACGCTACATTGCGGAATAACCCAAACTTCGGTTTCCTTCCTCCAAAATCACGATCGTACCTGTGGTGTTGTAAGCCGAGGCGGCTCCATTTTAAAAAGATGGATGAAGGATAATGGCAAAGAAAATCCTCTTTACGAGCAGTACGACCGCATACTTAAAGTATGCCGCCAGTACGATGTAACCATAAGCCTTGGCGATGGATTCCGACCTGGCTGTGGAGACGACGCCACCGACCGCGGACAGATTGCCGAACTGCTAATTCTGGGCG is drawn from Alistipes sp. ZOR0009 and contains these coding sequences:
- the thiC gene encoding phosphomethylpyrimidine synthase ThiC codes for the protein MITQLEYAKAGIVTPEMKTVAAYEKVDPTWLCHEVAQGHIVIPKNINHQFDAKGVGAGISIKVNANIGTSDRHCSLDEELEKLDVSVKYGADSVMDLSTGGDLHHTLNTIIGKSPIMVGTVPIYSVATRLLARGGAIADLDPEELFAEIEYQAKAGVDFMTLHCGITQTSVSFLQNHDRTCGVVSRGGSILKRWMKDNGKENPLYEQYDRILKVCRQYDVTISLGDGFRPGCGDDATDRGQIAELLILGELVDRARAAGVQVMVEGPGHVPLNQIEMNMKIMKRLCNNAPFYVLGPLPTDAAPGYDHIVGAIGGALAGMHGANFLCYVTPAEHLCLPNIDDVREGVIASRIAAQCADSANNIGSARNRDLAISKARRDLSWEGMFAHAINPEQARKRKHESESHNEDHCTMCGNLCAIKNDTPTL